One Lycium barbarum isolate Lr01 chromosome 5, ASM1917538v2, whole genome shotgun sequence genomic window carries:
- the LOC132642280 gene encoding expansin-B4-like, with protein sequence MATGSNFPHFLSICIFVFLFCNLVGVCSCRLLNVSLDSTGGFSSAVATWYGDPTGAGSGGACGLEDDVANAPYNAMITAGNQVLFQHGLGCGSCYQVLCNQNQECSGNPITVALTDECPGTCNDDPVHFDLSGFAFGAMSKSGQADQLRKLGRIDISYKRVACDYKQNIMFKVEKGSNPNFFAIVIEAENGDGELSSVEIRPTSSNKWLSMQQMFGATWSANIHPNTQKPPFSVRLTSQNKHQVQADNVIPADWQPRAIYKSNVNFSPQL encoded by the exons ATGGCCACGGGTTCTAATTTTCCTCATTTTCTTTCTATTTgcatttttgtttttcttttctgcaATTTGGTTGGTGTTTGTTCTTGCCGATTACTCAATGTTAGTTTAGATAGTACTGGTGGATTTTCATCAGCGGTGGCAACTTGGTATGGAGATCCTACTGGAGCTGGCAGTG GTGGGGCTTGTGGACTGGAAGATGATGTAGCAAACGCTCCATACAACGCCATGATAACTGCTGGAAATCAAGTTTTGTTCCAACATGGTTTAGGATGTGGCTCATGCTATCAG GTCTTATGCAATCAGAATCAAGAATGCTCAGGTAATCCAATAACAGTAGCTCTTACAGATGAGTGTCCAGGAACATGCAATGATGATCCAGTTCACTTTGATTTAAGTGGATTTGCCTTTGGAGCTATGTCAAAATCTGGCCAAGCAGACCAATTGCGTAAACTTGGAAGAATCGATATTTCCTATAAAAG GGTGGCATGCGACTACAAGCAAAATATTATGTTTAAGGTTGAAAAGGGATCCAACCCTAATTTCTTTGCTATTGTAATTGAAGCTGAAAATGGAGATGGTGAACTCTCTTCGGTTGAGATAAGACCAACAAGTTCCAATAAGTGGCTTTCCATGCAACAAATGTTTGGAGCAACTTGGTCTGCAAATATTCATCCAAACACACAAAAACCTCCATTCTCTGTTAGGTTAACTTCACAGAATAAACATCAGGTTCAAGCTGATAATGTCATTCCTGCGGATTGGCAGCCAAGAGCAATCTACAAATCAAATGTCAATTTCTCTCCCCAATTATAA
- the LOC132642282 gene encoding putative expansin-B14: protein MASNIPQFLFVCIFIFLFSDYISFCSCQLFNNSLDGGLAVATWYGDPNGPGSGGACGLEDDVAKAPYNAMITAGNQVLYKHGFGCGACYQVSCSKPQCSGKPITVPLTDECPGACNDDPVHFDLSGTAFGAMAKPGQADQLRKLGRIDISYKRVPCDYKQNIMFKVDKGSNPYFFATAIEAENGDGALSSVEIKTAGSNKWLPMKQMFGATWSANINPKTQKPPYSLRLTSEFKRRVKADNVIPVGWQPRAIYKSNVNFPPKL from the exons ATGGCTTCTAATATTCCTCAATTTCTTTTTGTttgcatttttatttttcttttctcggATTATATTAGTTTTTGTTCTTGCCAATTATTCAATAATAGTTTAGATGGTGGCTTAGCAGTGGCAACTTGGTATGGAGATCCTAACGGACCTGGCAGTG gaGGAGCTTGTGGACTAGAAGATGATGTAGCAAAAGCTCCGTATAACGCCATGATAACTGCGGGAAATCAAGTTCTATACAAACATGGCTTTGGATGTGGTGCATGCTATCAG GTCTCATGCTCTAAACCACAATGCTCAGGGAAACCAATAACAGTGCCTCTTACAGATGAGTGTCCAGGAGCATGCAATGATGATCCAGTTCACTTTGATTTAAGTGGAACTGCCTTTGGTGCTATGGCAAAGCCTGGTCAAGCTGACCAACTACGTAAACTTGGAAGAATTGATATTTCCTACAAAAG GGTGCCGTGCGACTACAAGCAAAATATTATGTTTAAGGTTGACAAAGGATCCAACCCTTACTTCTTTGCAACTGCAATTGAAGCTGAAAATGGAGATGGTGCACTTTCATCGGTCGAGATAAAAACAGCAGGTTCAAACAAATGGCTTCCCATGAAACAAATGTTTGGAGCAACATGGTCTGCTAATATTAATCCAAAGACACAAAAACCTCCATATTCACTTAGGTTAACTTCAGAGTTTAAGCGTCGGGTTAAAGCTGATAATGTTATTCCTGTGGGATGGCAGCCAAGAGCAATTTACAAATCAAATGTCAATTTCCCTCCAAAATTATAG